From Methanosarcinales archaeon:
CGGGGCCTTAGGCAGTCATCTTGAGAACATTGAAAGGGGACAGGGATTCAAAGGATTCAATCAAGAATCTGTGAGTGTTATTATCAACGAGACCGACCCCAGAAAAGCATCCACAAGGAGTGTATAAATTTTTCGAACGAGTGAATAGCCAGGTTTATACGATCATGCTTCTAATTAATTTGTATGCTCTTCAGGAATATCCGGAATGTGTTGTTTGATACTTCATTTTTGTTGAAGGAATCAAGAGATATTGATGACATTATCAAGATACTGCATCGTGACAGCATCGCATGTTTCATACCGCCGACTGTCCAGACAGAACTGGATGATCTGTTCTATGTAGACCGGATATCAAAAGAGCAATATGACCGGACAATGGTCAGGATCAAAAAAGCCAGTGCAGTAAATCTCGAAAATAACAGGAATTATCTTCAGAAAAGTATAACGAAAGAGTGCACCATATCAATGAATATAGAACATGGTGTGGAATCGAAAGAAGTACGAAATGACTGCAGCATCCTTACAACCGGTCTCTATAACCACATCGACCTGATACTTTCAGAAGACTTTCATTTCACATCCAGGTATACTGCAAATGTAGTGGATACAATGAGTGCAAATACCTGCAATCGATTCCAAAAGTTGTGTGAAAGTGATATATTATTGTTAGATAAAGATTCGTTTCTGGCTGCTTATCAAGAAAAAAAGGTGGATCTGGGATTAGTTGAGTCAATGAAACAGGATATCAGGAAGGATTCGAAGTTGTTGAAAAATGAATGAAATTTTTGGAGATATGAAAAGTATGTCCCACTGCGGGTTCAAATCCCCCCATCTGAGTCTACTCCCAGATGAGGAGAACAAGTATAGCATTTAGTTACAATATAAGAAAAGGAAGTTGAAAATGATGAGTTCCATTGGAAAAGAATTTATGGAAAAAACAAAGTTCCAGTATCTTGATAGGTCTGACCAATTCCGTAACATACCCCAACCTCCGTTAGAGATGGAATATGATGCATCAAGACGAGTAACGGAACTTCCCCGGCATGAAAATATTGAAATAAGAAGCTTTGATCTGAGACAGGCAATTATGGGTCGAAGAAGTATACGCGGGTATTCACAGGAACCATTAACAATTGAAGAACTGTCATATTTACTGTGGGTTACACAGGGAGTGGTTCAAGTCACACATGGTGCAACTTTCAGGAATGTGCCCTCAGCAGGTGCAAGACATGCTCTTGAAACATATCTGCTTATCAATAATGTCAAGGATGTTCCAGAAGGTATTTACAGATTTTTAGCTATCGAAAACAGACTGGTGGAAATAAACACAGATCCTGACATAGCTGACAGGGTGACACAAGGCTGTTTAGGACAGGATTTTATCAGGAAAAGTGCTGTTACTTTTATCTGGGTAGCAGATGCATATAGAATGAAATGGCGGTATGGAGAAAGAGGATACAGGTATCTTCACCTCGACGCAGGACATGTTTGCCAGAACCTGTACCTAAGTGCAGGCTCTTTAGATTGCGGTGTATG
This genomic window contains:
- a CDS encoding SagB/ThcOx family dehydrogenase; its protein translation is MMSSIGKEFMEKTKFQYLDRSDQFRNIPQPPLEMEYDASRRVTELPRHENIEIRSFDLRQAIMGRRSIRGYSQEPLTIEELSYLLWVTQGVVQVTHGATFRNVPSAGARHALETYLLINNVKDVPEGIYRFLAIENRLVEINTDPDIADRVTQGCLGQDFIRKSAVTFIWVADAYRMKWRYGERGYRYLHLDAGHVCQNLYLSAGSLDCGVCAIAAFSDDHMNDLLELDGVEQFVIYIASVGKK